The Psychrobacillus sp. FSL K6-2836 nucleotide sequence TGGAGCCTCTGAGCGCACGCTTGCAAGGATGCGTTTATTAGGAGCAGATGGAGATCATGAGGCGATGACCATTGAAGAAGTGGAGCGGCGTATTCTTCATGGGTATGCGGTAACACTCCGTCATTCGTCGATACGTCCAGATTTACCACAACTATTAAAGGATATTTTAGAAAAAGATCTTCATATTTTTGATCATTTAATGATGACGACAGATGGAGCAACTCCTTCGTTTCATGTGGATGGAGTTATGGATAAATGCATTCAAGTCGCACTAGATGCAGGAGTGAAACCGATAGATGCATATTTGATGGCATCCTTTAATGTGGCGAAATACTATAATTTGTCCAATTTACATGGCGTAATTGCAACGGGACGTTTTGCAAATCTCAATTTCTTAAAGGATGAGCAAAGTCCTGTCCCATTAAGTGTGTTATCCAAAGGAGTATGGTTGAAGAAAGAGCAACAAAAGACTAGAGCATTAGAGCCAATTGACTGGTCTCCTATGCCAGACTTAAACTTGTCGTTTGATGTATCAGAAGCAGACTTTCAGTTCTCGATACCGTTTGGAATAGAAATGGTAAATGATGTAATTACTAAACCCTATTCCATCTCATTTGATACAACCGACATCGAGCTATCAAAAGATCACGACGAAAGTTTTCTATTGTTAATAGACCGTAAAGGGAAATGGAAGGTATCCACACTTATTAAAGGTTTTGCAACTTCTTTAATGGGCTTCGCCTCCTCGTACTCTAATACAGGAGATATTATTTTAATCGGTAAGAACAAGAAAAGCATGCAACAAGCCTTTCGCGAAGTAAAAAAAATGAACGGTGGAATTGTCGTTGTAGAGGATGAACAAGTCATTTGTTCTATTGAGCTCCCAATAGGTGGGGTACTTTCTAATAAGTCAGTAGAAGAATTGATAGAAGAGGAGCTAGTGTTAAAAAAAGAACTAGCTAATAGAGGATTTAAGCATGGGGATGCGATTTACACATTGTTATTTCTTCAAGCAACACACTTACCATATGTAAGGGTTACGCAAAGAGGAATTTTTGATGTGATGAAAAAACAAGTATTATTTCCAGCATTAATGAGGTAGGGGGACGTAGGTTGTGTTCAAACAATGGGGAATTTTATTGGCCGCTAGTGTACTTCTTGTAGCTTGTTCCGATAAAGAGGAAGGACAAGAAGAAGTAAATCCAGTAGAAGAGATAATAGAAGAAGTTGTGGAAGAAGTAGAAGTGCCAGAAGTGGAAGCTGTGGTGCCGTTTATAGCACCTTTTACTGGTGTTGGTTCAGAAACAGAATTGACACAAAGACCAGTACTAGTCACTATAAACAATCATCCGCTCGCACGTCCACAGTCGGGAATTGCAAAAGCGGATATCATTTACGAAATGTTAGCAGAAGGCAATGTAACAAGATTTTTAGCAGTGTATCAAAGTGAAATTCCAGAAAAACTTGGTCCTGTTAGAAGTGCTAGAGATTACTTCGTTGACATCGCCAAAGGGCTGGATGCATTTTATATTGCACATGGATATAGTCCAGATGCTCAAAAAATGCTGAAAGCGGGAGTAGTTGATAACATAAATGGGATGCAATACGACGGTATATTATTTAACCGATCAAGTGAGCGAAAAGCTCCGCATAATTCGTATATTTCAAAGGATAATGTTTTAGCAGGTGCAGAAAAAGTAGGGGCTTCGATGGAAATTAATAAAATACCAAAATTCTCTTTCTTTGAATCCTTTGAAGGGATAAAAATTGGTAATCCGGTATCTAGTTTTTCTATCCATTATGGCTCGGGCTCCTCTTTTGAAAATAAATATACGTATATTTCCGATGAAGGTATATATATAAGAGAGACTGCTGGAGTTCTAACAATAGACAAAGAGACAGAAGAACCTATTAAAATTGCAAATATAATTTGTATGGAAATGCCTCATAAAGTTATTGATAGTTCTGGTCGACTTCAGTTATCTTTAAGTGATGGGGGAAGAGCTTATATTTTTCAAGCGGGTATTATGAGAGAAATCGAATGGGAAAATATCGATGGAATTCTCATGCCGATGGAAAATGGAGTTCCTGCTAAACTAGTACCTGGACAGACTTGGATCAGTTTTATACCAACAAGTCCTGGATTAGAGGAAATGGTAACTTATTTGCCTTAATACTTAGATGTTTATATGAGACAAGTGAAAATGCAGAGACGAAATAACATAGCCGATTTAAAGAAAGAGGAGGATGACCGTAATGCAAATTGAGAAAATAAAAGGAAATCAAACAGAGCAACTATTTAAAGCGGTATTAGAATTAAAAAATATGGAAGAATGCTATCGATTTTTTGATGATCTATGTACGATAAGTGAAATTCAATCCTTGGCGCAGCGTTTCGAGGTAGCTCATTTATTGCGCTTGAAAAAAACATATGAATCTATAAAAAAAGAAACTGGGGCAAGTACTGCAACAATATCACGCGTAAGACGTGCATACGACTATGGTAATGGTACCTACGATGAAATGTTAGGACGTCTATATCCAGAAGAAAATCCGGCACCAACGATAAAGTGAAACTTCAATCAGTGGTGTTTTCACTGATTGTAAATGGAACTCAAGCAAAAAACGCCGCGTCGTGCGGCAATGCTTAAGTGACCAACATCCTGTTGGCCCGAGGCTCGCAGGAAGCGAGTCACATAGACGAAGTCACACGACGTGGGGCTTTTCGTCTATTGTTCTACGACGGGCTTTTACGGGCAGTTATCAACCACTTTCGCTTTGTTGTTTCAGCTAAACGTTGTTGTGGAAGTTATACTGCCCGTTAATGCGGGATTAAAGAATAGGAAGAAAAATATAAGTTTTCAAAATATGTAAGAACATGTACTGAACAGCGATGTCTGTTCAGTTTTTTTGTTATAATGGATAAATGTTAACTAACGAGATGTAGGTGAAAAAATGGAATATAAAGATTGGCGACATATATTTAAGTTAGATCCCGCTAAAACTATAGATGCAGAGGCACTTGAACTGGTATGCGAATCTGGTACAGATGCGATTATAATCGGGGGATCAGATAATGTAACGCTTGACAATGTGATAGATTTGTTAATGCGTATTAGAAGATATGCAGTGCCTGTGGCGTTAGAGGTATCTACGATTGAATCTATTACGCCTGGATTTGATTATTATTTTATACCGAGTGTGTTAAATAGCTCCGAAACGAAGTGGGTAAAGGATTTACATCATGCAGCTACCAAAGAGTTTGGGGAAGTTATGAATTGGGATGAAATTATATCAGAGGGGTATTGTATTTTAAATCCTGATTGCAAAGCAGCAAAACTAACAAATGCAGTGAATCCAGGCAGTGAAGAAGATATCATAGCATATGCAGAAATGGTGGAGCATTTGTTCAAATTCCCTATATTCTACATGGAATATAGTGGGATGTATGGCGATGTAAATACAGTAAAAAAAGTGAAGGAACGTTTAAAAAACACAAGGCTATTTTATGGTGGGGGTATTCAAACAGAGGAGCATGCAAGACAAATGGCTACCTATGCAGATACAATCATCGTAGGCAATCAGATATATGACAACTTAGCAGAAGCGTTAAGGACAGTTCAGGCTGTAAAGAACATTGAGTAAATATTGGAACTACGATATGATGGAACAAATGTTCTAAAGAAAGGAAGTGCACTATGGAAATCATCGCGAAAAACTTATTGAATGGTATGAATAAAGAACAAGAAGAAGCCGTGAAGACAACAGAAGGTCCACTTCTTATTATGGCAGGTGCGGGTTCTGGAAAAACACGTGTATTAACACATCGAATCGCATATTTAATCGTTGAAAAGGAAGTATATCCATCGAAAATTTTAGCGATCACCTTTACAAACAAAGCAGCAAGAGAGATGCGAGAACGTATAGATGGCTTATTAGGACCAGGAACTGGGGAAAGAATGTGGGTATCTACATTTCACTCCATGTGCGTACGTATATTAAGAAGAGATATTGATCGAATTGGATATACAAAAAACTTTTCGATACTGGATACAAGTGACCAATTGACAGTTATTAAAAATGTACTAAAAGAACAAAATATTGATTCGAAGCAATATGACCCTCGCTCGATGCTAAATGCCATCAGTGGTGCCAAAAATATTTGTATCGATTCGGATATGTATCGTGCACAGATGAATGAGATGAATCCGTTTGAAAAGACGGTTGCCAATGTGTATCAAAGTTATCAAAAAAAGTTGAGAAAGAACCAATCCCTTGATTTTGATGATTTA carries:
- a CDS encoding adenine deaminase C-terminal domain-containing protein; this encodes MQYPIWKIEEIRHQLDVVNGTQSPDIVITNATFLHSHLKKWITGNIWIVKDRIVYTGSEMPLISEQTEVYDATGQKIVPGYIEPHVHPFQLYNPQTFADYAAQLGTTTFIADNLTFFLMLENKKAFSLIDELQKRPFSFYWWARFDSQTELENEEELFTSKTVGEWIKRHDVIMGGELTGWPRLLSGDDQMLYWLQQAKTNGMKIEGHFPGASERTLARMRLLGADGDHEAMTIEEVERRILHGYAVTLRHSSIRPDLPQLLKDILEKDLHIFDHLMMTTDGATPSFHVDGVMDKCIQVALDAGVKPIDAYLMASFNVAKYYNLSNLHGVIATGRFANLNFLKDEQSPVPLSVLSKGVWLKKEQQKTRALEPIDWSPMPDLNLSFDVSEADFQFSIPFGIEMVNDVITKPYSISFDTTDIELSKDHDESFLLLIDRKGKWKVSTLIKGFATSLMGFASSYSNTGDIILIGKNKKSMQQAFREVKKMNGGIVVVEDEQVICSIELPIGGVLSNKSVEELIEEELVLKKELANRGFKHGDAIYTLLFLQATHLPYVRVTQRGIFDVMKKQVLFPALMR
- a CDS encoding DUF3048 domain-containing protein, translating into MFKQWGILLAASVLLVACSDKEEGQEEVNPVEEIIEEVVEEVEVPEVEAVVPFIAPFTGVGSETELTQRPVLVTINNHPLARPQSGIAKADIIYEMLAEGNVTRFLAVYQSEIPEKLGPVRSARDYFVDIAKGLDAFYIAHGYSPDAQKMLKAGVVDNINGMQYDGILFNRSSERKAPHNSYISKDNVLAGAEKVGASMEINKIPKFSFFESFEGIKIGNPVSSFSIHYGSGSSFENKYTYISDEGIYIRETAGVLTIDKETEEPIKIANIICMEMPHKVIDSSGRLQLSLSDGGRAYIFQAGIMREIEWENIDGILMPMENGVPAKLVPGQTWISFIPTSPGLEEMVTYLP
- a CDS encoding YerC/YecD family TrpR-related protein is translated as MQIEKIKGNQTEQLFKAVLELKNMEECYRFFDDLCTISEIQSLAQRFEVAHLLRLKKTYESIKKETGASTATISRVRRAYDYGNGTYDEMLGRLYPEENPAPTIK
- a CDS encoding heptaprenylglyceryl phosphate synthase → MEYKDWRHIFKLDPAKTIDAEALELVCESGTDAIIIGGSDNVTLDNVIDLLMRIRRYAVPVALEVSTIESITPGFDYYFIPSVLNSSETKWVKDLHHAATKEFGEVMNWDEIISEGYCILNPDCKAAKLTNAVNPGSEEDIIAYAEMVEHLFKFPIFYMEYSGMYGDVNTVKKVKERLKNTRLFYGGGIQTEEHARQMATYADTIIVGNQIYDNLAEALRTVQAVKNIE